Proteins from a single region of Bos indicus isolate NIAB-ARS_2022 breed Sahiwal x Tharparkar chromosome 6, NIAB-ARS_B.indTharparkar_mat_pri_1.0, whole genome shotgun sequence:
- the NPY1R gene encoding neuropeptide Y receptor type 1, with protein sequence MNSTSFSQVENHSIYYNFSEKNSRFLAFENDDCHLPLAMIFTLALAYGAVIILGVSGNLALIIIILKQKEMRNVTNILIVNLSFSDLLVAIMCLPFTFVYTLMDHWVFGEAMCKLNPFVQCVSITVSIFSLVLIAVERHQLIINPRGWRPNNRHAYVGIAVIWVLAVASSLPFLIYQVLTDEPFQNVTLDAFKDKYVCFDKFPSDSHRLSYTTLLLVLQYFGPLCFIFICYFKIYVRLKRRNSMMDKMRDNKYRSSEAKRINIMLLSIVVAFAVCWLPLTIFNTVFDWDHQIIATCNHNLLFLLCHLTAMISTCVNPIFYGFLNKNFQRDLQFFFSFCDFRSRDDDYETIAMSTMHTDVSKTSLKQASPVALKKIHTDDNEKI encoded by the exons GAAAATCATTCAATCTATTATAACTTTTCAGAGAAGAATTCCCGGTTTTTGGCTTTTGAAAATGATGATTGTCATCTGCCCTTGGCCATGATATTCACGTTAGCACTTGCTTATGGAGCTGTGATCATTCTTGGGGTCTCTGGAAACCTGGCTTTGATTATCATCATCTTGAAACaaaaagagatgagaaatgtCACCAACATCCTGATTGTGAACCTTTCCTTCTCAGACTTGCTTGTGGCCATCATGTGTCTTCCCTTCACGTTTGTCTACACACTGATGGACCACTGGGTTTTTGGTGAGGCAATGTGCAAGTTGAACCCCTTTGTGCAGTGCGTTTCCATCACTGTGTCCATCTTCTCTCTGGTCCTTATTGCCGTGGAACGGCATCAGCTGATTATCAATCCTCGGGGTTGGAGACCAAATAATAGACATGCATACGTAGGTATTGCTGTCATCTGGGTCCTTGCTGTGGCTTCTTCTCTGCCCTTCCTGATCTATCAAGTATTGACAGATGAGCCATTTCAAAATGTGACCCTTGATGCCTTCAAGGACAAATACGTCTGCTTTGATAAATTTCCATCAGACTCTCACCGGCTGTCTTACACCACTCTCCTCTTGGTGCTACAGTACTTTGGCCCgctctgttttatatttatttgctacTTCAAG ATATATGTAcgcttaaaaagaagaaacagcatgATGGACAAGATGAGAGACAATAAGTACAGGTCCAGTGAAGCCAAAAGAATCAACATCATGCTGCTGTCCATCGTGGTGGCGTTTGCCGTCTGCTGGCTGCCTCTCACCATCTTCAACACTGTGTTTGACTGGGACCATCAGATCATTGCTACCTGCAACCATAATCTGTTGTTCCTTCTCTGCCACCTCACAGCCATGATCTCCACTTGTGTCAACCCTATATTTTATGGCTTCCTGAACAAAAATTTCCAGAGAGACCTGCAGTTCTTCTTTAGCTTTTGTGATTTCCGGTCTCGGGATGACGACTATGAGACCATCGCCATGTCCACCATGCACACGGATGTTTCTAAGACATCTCTGAAGCAAGCAAGCCCAGTCGCACTTAAAAAGATCCACACTGACGATAATGAAAAAATCTGA